One stretch of Candidatus Bathyarchaeia archaeon DNA includes these proteins:
- a CDS encoding nitrous oxide reductase family maturation protein NosD, with product MFPTGAKGKKLSALLLVGLFFAAGAFSVIAGEGFVSAQPLVPPVLAWQQTLPEESGVSANQIIQTSDGGYAVVCEGNYKNFSPGALVKLDAAGQVQWSKTYGVVNLLTLMQTTDDGFALVGYEFRGTSRPVLLRTDSNGNELWNQSYTELTVNSMLPAPDGGFIFAGSASTTHDAALSDSDFALAKVTSSGTLQWNKTYGDAGDDYAVSVVQTLDGGYALAGTTTSFDPEGESNMWLVKTDSEGNMQWDKAFGGLGDSAAYSVIQTNDGGYVLAGDTNAFGLGRYDAWLIKTDTTGNLLWTQTYGGTGELPSIGDLPTNFVAGSNGEAEDHAYCVIQTRDGGLAFVGASSYMPSGSATTLVWLVKTDSAGNPQWNQTFGAPFKTWAGNALIETCNGAFAIAGFRQEPGFPWIGNGYVVETEPSSPLPSLTPTVSVSPSSPPPTLSFPSTIILADGNIDPSTSPIQRIGNLYTLTDNLNGELVLNKDNVILDGAGYMLQGNGTLGGLIIRKSQTGVNLTDQTNITVRNLQITGYNYGIYLQNSTNITLTENRISQNSNGIFEKNSTFTTISKSNLTQNDYGVFITQSFNNNLSRNNIDDSLSFGITLNQSVGNVLFGNNLTTSSVDFESGSNNLVAGNLFYSSYFGIYLNGETNSTVVANNFTACSFAIDSPSGAFGNLFYLNSFNNTHINEFSGKEHNFWDNGTVGNFWSDYFTRYPNATEADNSGVGDIPYAMVYGLTDEYPYDGDVPNPNNVDRYPLLTPVSSTTAMTLAEELVLAHTWSSTPTLPPYATPSPSTSPQPDSVSADLWLVLAFLGLIGVVAVAALAFKLRKKHT from the coding sequence ATGTTTCCCACTGGGGCAAAGGGCAAAAAGTTATCTGCATTACTTTTGGTAGGGCTATTTTTTGCAGCGGGCGCGTTTTCAGTTATCGCTGGTGAGGGGTTTGTTTCAGCTCAACCTTTAGTGCCCCCTGTTTTGGCATGGCAACAGACCCTGCCTGAGGAGTCGGGAGTTTCTGCGAATCAGATTATACAAACCAGTGACGGCGGATATGCAGTGGTTTGTGAGGGGAACTACAAGAATTTTTCTCCGGGGGCACTTGTCAAACTGGACGCTGCGGGTCAGGTTCAGTGGAGTAAAACTTATGGTGTGGTTAATTTGTTGACTTTAATGCAGACCACAGATGACGGCTTTGCTCTGGTTGGCTACGAGTTTAGGGGCACTTCCCGCCCTGTTCTTCTTAGAACTGATTCAAACGGCAATGAACTATGGAACCAAAGCTACACCGAGTTAACCGTCAACTCGATGCTGCCCGCACCAGACGGAGGCTTCATATTTGCGGGGTCTGCTTCAACCACCCACGACGCCGCGTTGTCTGATTCTGACTTTGCCTTGGCAAAGGTGACTTCTTCAGGGACTCTTCAATGGAACAAAACATACGGCGACGCAGGCGACGATTATGCCGTTTCGGTTGTGCAAACCCTTGATGGCGGTTATGCTTTGGCTGGAACAACAACGTCGTTTGACCCTGAAGGAGAATCCAATATGTGGCTCGTAAAAACGGATTCAGAAGGCAACATGCAGTGGGACAAAGCCTTTGGAGGGTTAGGCGACAGCGCGGCTTACTCGGTTATTCAAACCAATGATGGAGGCTACGTTTTAGCGGGCGACACTAACGCTTTCGGGTTAGGCCGCTATGACGCGTGGCTAATAAAAACCGATACCACGGGCAATCTTTTATGGACCCAAACCTACGGCGGAACAGGCGAACTACCCAGCATAGGCGATTTGCCGACAAATTTTGTTGCAGGCTCAAACGGCGAGGCAGAAGACCACGCGTATTGCGTAATACAGACCCGTGATGGAGGCTTGGCCTTTGTTGGAGCTTCCTCCTACATGCCATCAGGGTCGGCAACTACCCTTGTTTGGCTAGTCAAAACCGATTCTGCTGGAAACCCCCAATGGAACCAAACCTTCGGCGCACCATTCAAGACTTGGGCAGGAAACGCCCTCATCGAAACATGCAACGGCGCTTTTGCCATTGCAGGTTTCAGGCAGGAACCTGGGTTTCCGTGGATAGGCAACGGCTATGTAGTTGAAACTGAACCCTCTTCACCTTTACCGAGCTTAACTCCAACAGTCTCCGTTTCGCCAAGCTCGCCTCCTCCCACCTTGTCTTTTCCCTCAACCATCATACTTGCCGACGGAAACATTGACCCCTCAACGTCGCCTATTCAACGCATCGGCAACCTCTACACGTTAACGGACAACTTGAATGGAGAACTCGTCCTCAATAAAGACAACGTGATTCTTGATGGCGCTGGCTATATGCTTCAGGGAAACGGCACCTTAGGCGGGCTTATAATTCGAAAGAGTCAAACTGGCGTGAACCTAACAGACCAAACCAACATCACGGTCAGGAATCTGCAGATAACTGGCTACAACTACGGCATCTACCTCCAAAACTCCACCAACATCACCCTCACCGAAAACAGAATTTCACAAAACAGCAACGGCATTTTTGAGAAAAACTCAACCTTCACCACAATTTCAAAGAGCAACCTGACACAAAACGACTACGGCGTTTTCATAACCCAATCCTTTAACAACAACTTAAGCCGCAACAACATCGATGATAGCCTCTCCTTTGGCATCACCTTAAACCAATCGGTGGGTAACGTTCTTTTCGGAAACAACCTAACCACCTCAAGCGTTGACTTTGAATCGGGCTCAAACAACCTCGTCGCGGGGAACCTCTTCTACAGCAGCTACTTTGGCATCTACCTGAACGGCGAAACCAACTCTACGGTTGTAGCAAACAATTTCACGGCCTGCAGTTTTGCCATAGATTCCCCAAGTGGCGCCTTTGGCAACTTGTTCTACCTGAACAGCTTCAACAATACGCACATTAACGAGTTTTCTGGGAAAGAGCATAATTTTTGGGACAACGGCACAGTTGGAAACTTCTGGAGTGACTACTTCACAAGGTACCCAAACGCCACTGAAGCTGACAACTCTGGGGTCGGAGACATTCCTTACGCCATGGTCTACGGCTTAACCGATGAGTACCCATATGATGGGGATGTTCCAAACCCCAACAATGTGGACCGCTATCCCCTGTTGACGCCAGTTTCAAGCACCACCGCCATGACCTTAGCGGAAGAGTTAGTTTTGGCGCATACGTGGTCGTCAACTCCGACTCTGCCCCCATACGCCACGCCTTCACCATCAACCTCCCCGCAACCCGATTCCGTATCGGCTGATTTGTGGCTGGTGCTTGCTTTTTTGGGTCTAATTGGGGTCGTTGCGGTTGCTGCGTTGGCTTTCAAATTGAGAAAGAAGCATACCTGA
- a CDS encoding DUF1922 domain-containing protein codes for MPPTLIIQCKKCMGLLLAPASQKTRTCPHCGTKIEVAKAKRIASAQNAFEASKMLRIIKEKNQSNALNHTQRKLP; via the coding sequence ATGCCCCCCACACTAATCATCCAATGCAAAAAATGCATGGGGTTGCTGCTCGCCCCCGCAAGCCAGAAAACTCGCACCTGCCCTCACTGCGGCACCAAAATCGAAGTTGCCAAAGCAAAACGCATCGCTTCGGCACAAAACGCCTTTGAAGCCTCCAAAATGCTGCGTATAATTAAAGAGAAAAATCAAAGCAACGCCTTAAACCATACACAAAGAAAACTACCTTAA
- a CDS encoding restriction endonuclease, with translation MGVPEKQRSRPNLIEVAVKYFKKEGFKVNGQAVAMEGDSGILRQFDLLVQKGREEQVVWVRDWNRTIGVNVIIGLDTASADVRLSNPIMIGEKFSDHAKSYSNRRKIMLLTKQKLTTSFR, from the coding sequence ATGGGTGTGCCTGAAAAGCAACGGTCCAGACCCAATTTAATTGAGGTTGCCGTGAAATACTTCAAAAAAGAAGGCTTCAAAGTCAACGGTCAAGCCGTAGCCATGGAAGGCGACAGCGGAATTCTGCGCCAATTTGACCTTTTGGTGCAGAAGGGACGCGAGGAGCAGGTGGTTTGGGTGCGTGACTGGAACCGAACAATCGGCGTCAACGTCATCATCGGATTAGACACGGCTTCGGCGGACGTGCGGCTCTCCAACCCAATTATGATAGGCGAAAAATTCAGCGACCACGCTAAATCTTATTCAAACCGCCGCAAAATCATGCTGCTCACCAAGCAAAAGTTGACAACCAGCTTCCGCTAA
- a CDS encoding adenylate kinase family protein, translated as MHQQPRTPKHKGTSGPVSVNYPQPPSKLMAKRVILITGTPAVGKTTLAKQLASQLNAQYINLTELTEKEHLALEQDKQRQTTVVDEAKMRRKLRSLLTHAQTDTIIDGHFAAAVTPKPLVSHVFVLRRHPTQLSELMQKRGYTQAKQRENLQAEILDVCLVEALQKQDKAKVCEVDTTGKPAEEVLQQVVAVLEGKKPCVYGFVDWLGTLEREGKLDQFLKE; from the coding sequence GTGCACCAACAACCACGAACCCCAAAACACAAAGGCACATCTGGGCCCGTAAGCGTTAACTACCCCCAGCCGCCCTCTAAACTCATGGCTAAACGCGTCATCCTCATCACGGGCACACCCGCCGTAGGCAAAACCACCCTCGCCAAACAACTCGCCAGCCAACTAAACGCCCAATACATCAACCTAACCGAGCTTACAGAAAAGGAACATTTGGCGCTTGAGCAGGACAAACAGCGGCAAACCACGGTTGTGGACGAAGCCAAAATGCGCCGCAAACTCCGCAGCCTCCTCACACACGCACAAACCGACACCATCATCGACGGGCATTTCGCCGCCGCAGTCACCCCAAAACCGTTGGTCAGCCACGTTTTCGTGCTTCGACGCCACCCCACCCAGCTCTCCGAGCTCATGCAGAAACGCGGCTACACCCAAGCTAAACAGCGGGAAAATTTGCAAGCCGAAATTTTGGATGTGTGCCTTGTGGAAGCTTTGCAGAAGCAGGATAAGGCAAAGGTCTGCGAAGTAGACACCACAGGCAAACCCGCAGAAGAGGTGTTGCAGCAGGTTGTGGCGGTTTTGGAGGGCAAAAAACCTTGCGTGTATGGCTTTGTGGATTGGCTTGGTACGCTGGAGCGGGAAGGCAAACTTGACCAGTTCCTAAAAGAGTAG
- a CDS encoding YncE family protein: MFEIKESVANGKSVKAAFLVALAALFVVSSTPLGAYAADDTDVLSVEAILAFADDPTCVAVNEQTNLVYVGTKEGLVIISGENNTVLSEIAFDKDVGAVVVNPQNNLVYVGTWSNITVLDGATNAVLGTIEEQVYNYYELALNPNTNRLYIGDWTTLRGKCDAVQVYDALNFSLIATVNIPGSENNTYIQRVGVAVNVNTNGMYATWTGNDGTYLIDDNNMIVNATQTPLFDVAVMYNNATDYVYVGGAVLNGTDLQLVSANFTGQVEAIDAANNLLYTTQGYNVSCLNGTTHDALSSVKLQVLVWPALDPMAVNPATSKVYLVDYVSQQVLVMTRGNSTFP; encoded by the coding sequence ATGTTTGAGATTAAAGAATCGGTAGCTAACGGAAAAAGCGTGAAGGCTGCTTTTCTGGTGGCTCTTGCGGCTCTGTTTGTGGTTAGCTCTACCCCGTTGGGGGCTTATGCCGCTGACGACACGGATGTTTTGAGTGTGGAGGCTATTCTTGCTTTTGCTGATGATCCTACGTGTGTGGCGGTTAATGAGCAGACAAACTTGGTGTATGTGGGTACGAAAGAAGGGCTTGTGATAATCAGCGGGGAAAACAACACTGTGCTAAGTGAAATTGCTTTTGATAAGGATGTGGGGGCCGTCGTCGTTAACCCCCAAAACAACCTCGTGTACGTTGGCACCTGGAGCAACATCACCGTCCTTGACGGAGCCACAAATGCCGTCTTGGGAACGATAGAGGAGCAGGTGTACAACTATTACGAGTTGGCGCTTAACCCAAACACTAACCGCCTTTACATCGGAGACTGGACCACATTAAGGGGCAAGTGCGACGCCGTGCAGGTTTATGACGCGCTGAATTTCAGTTTAATTGCCACCGTAAACATCCCCGGCAGCGAGAACAACACTTACATACAGCGGGTCGGCGTCGCAGTAAATGTCAACACCAACGGAATGTACGCGACTTGGACGGGCAACGACGGCACCTACCTGATTGATGATAACAACATGATTGTCAATGCAACGCAGACGCCGTTATTTGATGTGGCGGTTATGTACAATAACGCCACCGACTACGTGTATGTGGGTGGTGCAGTGCTGAACGGCACCGACCTGCAACTGGTCTCGGCGAACTTTACGGGGCAGGTGGAAGCAATCGACGCGGCGAACAACTTGCTTTACACGACGCAGGGCTACAACGTCTCCTGCCTTAACGGAACCACACACGACGCACTGTCCAGCGTTAAACTGCAAGTGTTAGTTTGGCCAGCTTTAGACCCCATGGCAGTCAACCCAGCAACTTCAAAAGTATACCTTGTGGACTACGTCAGCCAGCAGGTACTGGTCATGACTAGGGGAAACTCAACCTTCCCCTAA
- a CDS encoding type II toxin-antitoxin system VapC family toxin: MKNALNQIKAAKTKKLLEDLTLNGFKIVSVTFEIADLAANLRAKRGGKLPDALIVATAINQKANILYSQDQDLQRFSKDIKISELPQKNSFQSFSLFFGFLK; the protein is encoded by the coding sequence ATGAAAAATGCCCTGAACCAAATTAAAGCTGCAAAAACAAAAAAACTGCTTGAAGACTTAACGCTTAACGGCTTCAAAATTGTGTCCGTCACGTTTGAAATTGCAGACTTAGCCGCCAACCTGAGGGCTAAAAGAGGCGGAAAACTACCCGATGCCCTAATCGTAGCCACAGCCATAAACCAAAAAGCAAACATCCTCTACTCCCAAGACCAAGACCTCCAACGCTTCAGCAAAGACATCAAAATCAGCGAACTACCCCAGAAAAATAGTTTTCAAAGCTTCTCCCTATTTTTTGGTTTTTTAAAGTAA
- a CDS encoding AbrB/MazE/SpoVT family DNA-binding domain-containing protein, protein MSEKVKVDMREQVVIPQKLRKKHHIEEGIIVEINKTEDGLLLKPFNPVVDLKGIGKGVFGDPLKHQRKLREE, encoded by the coding sequence ATGTCAGAAAAAGTAAAGGTGGACATGCGAGAGCAAGTAGTTATTCCCCAAAAACTCCGCAAAAAACACCACATCGAAGAAGGAATAATAGTTGAAATCAACAAGACCGAAGACGGCTTGCTTCTAAAACCTTTTAACCCAGTAGTGGACTTGAAAGGCATCGGCAAAGGCGTTTTCGGCGACCCCTTAAAACATCAGCGAAAGCTTCGCGAAGAATGA
- a CDS encoding archaeal proteasome endopeptidase complex subunit alpha — protein MSAFVKPGAYDHINTVFSPDGRLFQVEYAMEAVNRGSTILGIHCPEGCVLGAEENIEAFEDPKCSWKIFQVDNHIGAAIVGLSSDARVLIDKARTNAQNNILNFDEPIDVETVTEQVCDTQQTYTQNGGGRPFGVSIIFGGVDKTGACITATHPSGTYKRYKATAIGAGSENVLSMLQKEYREDLTLQQITALAVKCLVKAVDSRQAPPRIKIAVIPAATKKMEMLSDEVVEGYIKQAA, from the coding sequence ATGTCTGCATTTGTAAAACCTGGAGCATATGACCACATAAACACCGTTTTCAGCCCCGACGGACGGCTTTTCCAAGTGGAATACGCAATGGAAGCTGTGAACCGCGGATCCACCATTTTAGGCATCCACTGTCCTGAAGGCTGTGTTCTTGGAGCAGAAGAAAACATTGAAGCATTTGAGGACCCCAAATGTTCATGGAAAATTTTTCAAGTGGACAACCATATAGGCGCAGCTATTGTAGGTTTAAGTTCAGATGCTAGAGTGCTTATAGATAAGGCACGCACAAACGCGCAAAACAACATTTTAAACTTTGATGAACCCATTGACGTAGAAACCGTAACCGAACAAGTGTGCGACACCCAGCAAACGTACACGCAAAACGGCGGCGGACGACCGTTTGGGGTTTCAATAATCTTTGGCGGCGTCGACAAAACAGGCGCATGCATAACTGCTACGCATCCAAGTGGAACCTACAAACGATACAAAGCCACGGCAATTGGTGCAGGAAGCGAAAACGTGCTGTCAATGCTGCAAAAAGAGTACCGGGAAGATTTGACGCTTCAACAAATCACCGCGCTTGCAGTGAAGTGCTTAGTGAAAGCGGTTGATTCAAGACAGGCGCCGCCCCGAATAAAAATCGCTGTCATACCGGCGGCAACAAAGAAAATGGAAATGCTATCTGACGAAGTGGTAGAAGGCTACATTAAACAAGCCGCTTAA
- a CDS encoding ester cyclase produces MSAEENKSIIRKFIDAYNNRNLNIFEELVSLDYVDHTHQQQGRDNFKQLFTLAFEGFPDWHETIQDMIAEGEWVWVKVTATGTHTGSWNLFGVPLPPTGNKVTLPMVFFFRVVEGKLVEGGELDDQLDFFNKLGFIAYTEKGKQLFPRNVQ; encoded by the coding sequence TTGTCAGCGGAAGAAAACAAATCAATCATTCGAAAATTTATTGACGCATACAACAACCGCAACCTGAACATATTCGAAGAACTGGTCTCGCTGGACTACGTTGACCACACGCATCAGCAGCAAGGCAGAGACAACTTTAAGCAACTCTTCACCTTGGCGTTTGAGGGGTTCCCTGACTGGCATGAAACCATCCAAGACATGATTGCCGAGGGAGAGTGGGTCTGGGTCAAAGTCACCGCCACAGGCACCCACACGGGCAGTTGGAACCTTTTCGGAGTCCCCCTTCCCCCAACAGGCAACAAAGTCACCCTGCCCATGGTTTTCTTCTTTCGCGTGGTAGAAGGCAAGCTTGTGGAGGGCGGCGAGCTGGACGACCAACTGGACTTCTTTAACAAACTCGGCTTCATCGCCTACACGGAAAAAGGAAAGCAGTTGTTCCCCCGAAATGTCCAGTGA
- a CDS encoding acyltransferase, with translation MDSHNQIQGRPVNVDLIRTTAMFGVLLLHAAGRYPTTPNELQQMAPLAFVGWGIVDIYQSIAVPLGVPLFLMLTGALLLQPEKTNEPLGVFFKKRWSRLGLPTLFWCVAYFAWDFLVQGIPFTSSAIIQGLLNGPYTQLWYLYVLAGLYLLTPILRVFMAHANQTLIKYFVILWVISVAVLPFFGLFSPYMLNENVFTLTGYVGFFVLGTYLLTVNVPRKTLLTLAALGVALTAVGTYALAATVGGTEMYFFQQYFSPTILLTSTMVFLLLLTSKPPSTQKDAHPSIISRLIQLISENTLGIFFIHVMIIESIQKGYLGFTLNRTILNPIVEVPILTIIVMFISLGIILLLKKIPYLKRLID, from the coding sequence TTGGATAGCCACAACCAAATCCAAGGACGCCCCGTAAACGTTGACCTGATACGCACCACCGCCATGTTTGGCGTTCTGCTGCTGCACGCGGCAGGCAGATATCCCACAACCCCCAACGAGCTCCAACAAATGGCGCCTCTGGCGTTCGTGGGTTGGGGCATCGTGGACATTTACCAAAGCATCGCCGTACCTCTGGGCGTTCCCCTTTTCTTGATGCTCACGGGCGCGCTTCTTTTGCAGCCCGAAAAAACCAACGAACCCTTGGGCGTGTTCTTCAAGAAACGCTGGTCACGTTTAGGTTTGCCTACATTGTTTTGGTGTGTTGCGTATTTTGCTTGGGACTTTCTGGTTCAAGGCATCCCGTTCACTTCCAGCGCCATCATCCAAGGACTCCTTAATGGCCCCTACACCCAGTTGTGGTATCTTTACGTGCTTGCAGGACTTTACCTTCTCACGCCGATTTTACGCGTGTTCATGGCGCATGCAAACCAGACTTTGATAAAGTACTTCGTGATTTTGTGGGTTATCAGCGTTGCCGTTTTGCCCTTTTTTGGCTTATTCTCGCCCTACATGTTAAACGAAAACGTTTTTACCCTAACGGGGTATGTGGGCTTCTTTGTTTTAGGCACCTACCTTCTCACCGTAAACGTGCCCCGCAAAACCCTCCTGACCCTTGCAGCTCTGGGTGTGGCTTTGACTGCCGTGGGCACCTACGCGTTGGCAGCGACGGTTGGCGGAACCGAAATGTACTTCTTCCAGCAATACTTCAGCCCAACCATCCTTTTAACTTCCACCATGGTGTTTTTGCTACTGCTCACCTCGAAGCCGCCTTCCACCCAAAAAGATGCGCATCCCTCAATAATCAGTCGACTAATTCAACTTATCAGCGAAAACACGTTGGGCATATTCTTCATTCACGTCATGATAATTGAATCCATCCAAAAAGGCTACCTGGGCTTCACACTCAACCGCACCATCCTTAACCCCATAGTTGAGGTTCCCATCCTGACCATAATTGTCATGTTCATTTCGCTGGGGATAATTCTTTTGCTCAAAAAAATCCCCTACCTCAAGAGGCTGATTGACTAA
- a CDS encoding GDSL-type esterase/lipase family protein, which translates to MTIPNSRLLNVGVLIVLLVFLGVLAFFVVTTTNQPPTDSIRVACVGDSLTQLTYYPNDLKQMLGSDYTVRNFGVGSTTVSLESETPYMNTSKFQDALEFNPDIVVLMLGTNDAQPSLHQYNASFVDNYLTLVAAFQALPSDPQIWIVLPPPIFDDQSGKISPQYFADTLIPIIGQVAEQADLPVIDVYSALADGAQYFPDGVHPDQKGAEIIAQTIYKALTTQTIEPTHLPS; encoded by the coding sequence ATGACTATACCAAATTCGCGGCTTCTCAATGTGGGTGTGCTGATTGTTCTGCTTGTTTTCTTAGGGGTGCTTGCGTTCTTTGTTGTAACCACCACAAACCAGCCTCCTACGGACTCAATTCGTGTGGCCTGTGTCGGCGACAGCCTCACCCAATTAACCTACTACCCAAACGACCTTAAGCAAATGCTCGGTTCCGACTATACAGTTCGTAACTTCGGTGTTGGCTCCACCACTGTCTCGCTTGAATCCGAAACGCCATACATGAACACCAGCAAATTTCAGGACGCACTGGAGTTTAACCCTGACATAGTAGTCCTCATGCTGGGAACCAACGACGCCCAACCCAGCCTTCACCAGTACAACGCCAGTTTTGTGGACAACTACCTCACGCTGGTTGCCGCATTCCAAGCGCTTCCCAGTGACCCTCAAATCTGGATTGTGCTGCCCCCACCCATTTTTGATGACCAGTCAGGCAAAATAAGCCCCCAATATTTCGCTGACACCCTTATCCCCATCATCGGGCAGGTGGCAGAGCAGGCTGACCTGCCAGTTATCGACGTGTATTCGGCTTTGGCTGATGGCGCACAGTATTTTCCTGACGGTGTCCACCCTGACCAAAAAGGCGCCGAGATAATCGCCCAAACGATATACAAAGCGTTAACTACACAAACAATTGAACCGACGCATTTGCCGTCCTAA
- a CDS encoding delta 1-pyrroline-5-carboxylate synthetase, whose amino-acid sequence MIKVGGSLSEDPATLEALGKAISEIARTHQIVVVPGGGKFADTVRDLDAKFSLPAAVSHRMAILAMDQYGLLLTQLIPDSQVCRSLKDAFTISGTGAVPIFLPATLLLEGDPFTPSWEVTSDSIAAYIANQLDAPKVVFATDVDGIFTQNPKQNPNAKLLNTVSARELLKFGQHTSVDTFLPQLLLEHPLDCFVVNGKFPDRLKAVLAEEPTVCTHIVC is encoded by the coding sequence GTGATTAAAGTCGGCGGCAGCCTATCCGAAGACCCCGCAACCTTAGAGGCACTTGGGAAGGCAATTTCTGAAATCGCCAGGACACACCAAATTGTCGTGGTGCCCGGCGGGGGCAAATTCGCAGACACGGTTAGGGACTTGGACGCCAAGTTTAGCTTGCCTGCGGCGGTGTCGCATCGGATGGCAATTCTGGCCATGGACCAGTACGGCTTGCTGCTCACCCAGCTTATTCCTGATAGCCAGGTTTGCCGCTCACTCAAAGATGCCTTCACGATTTCGGGCACAGGCGCAGTTCCCATTTTTCTGCCCGCTACACTGCTACTTGAGGGCGACCCGTTCACGCCTTCGTGGGAAGTCACCTCGGACTCCATCGCCGCCTACATAGCCAACCAACTTGACGCACCAAAAGTAGTGTTTGCCACCGACGTAGACGGCATCTTCACCCAAAACCCCAAACAAAACCCAAACGCCAAACTGCTCAACACAGTTTCGGCGCGGGAACTGCTAAAATTTGGGCAACACACCAGCGTAGACACGTTTCTGCCCCAGTTACTTTTAGAGCACCCGTTAGATTGCTTTGTTGTAAACGGCAAGTTCCCCGACCGCTTGAAGGCAGTTTTAGCTGAGGAGCCCACCGTTTGCACGCATATTGTTTGTTAG
- a CDS encoding hydantoinase/oxoprolinase family protein, with protein MVTVLGLDIGGANTKATYISTKDATVTEYKSALEYFPFWKKDTKQLCEMLSSIKGKVAGPVALDGVAVTITAELSDIYRTKREGIHHVLDCVSQVFQGVKVWVLDVDAELQSVEAAKAEPLKVAAANWAATGWLVSQYLQDCVVVDAGSTSTSIIPIKGGVVAAEGKTDLEKLINGELVYTGCLRTNVAAVVSRVPVHGGAARVSSELFAQSGDVHLFLGNITPEQYTTETADGKGKTVDDAAARLARVVCADVEMLSGQEIHAIAVAVYREQVGQITEALNQIYSRVKGSPKRTIPVVVTGMGKDFLARRAAERAGIAQIVSIEDVLPAGTALVSPSVGVALKVATKLEVRDVNWMP; from the coding sequence ATGGTAACCGTTTTAGGATTAGACATAGGTGGCGCCAACACCAAAGCCACATACATATCAACCAAAGACGCCACTGTTACAGAATACAAGTCAGCGCTGGAGTATTTCCCGTTCTGGAAAAAAGACACCAAACAGCTATGCGAAATGCTCTCCAGCATCAAGGGCAAAGTAGCGGGGCCTGTGGCGCTTGACGGAGTTGCAGTTACAATTACGGCGGAACTCTCCGACATCTATCGCACCAAACGCGAAGGCATCCACCACGTACTCGACTGCGTTAGCCAAGTTTTTCAAGGTGTAAAAGTGTGGGTTTTAGACGTTGATGCAGAACTGCAGTCGGTTGAAGCTGCAAAAGCTGAACCACTCAAGGTAGCCGCGGCGAATTGGGCGGCGACGGGATGGCTGGTCTCCCAGTACCTACAGGACTGCGTCGTTGTGGATGCGGGCAGCACAAGCACCAGCATCATTCCAATAAAAGGCGGCGTGGTTGCGGCGGAAGGCAAAACAGATTTGGAGAAACTCATAAACGGCGAACTTGTGTACACAGGCTGCCTGCGAACCAACGTTGCGGCAGTTGTCAGCCGCGTCCCTGTGCATGGAGGTGCGGCAAGGGTTTCTTCAGAGCTGTTTGCTCAAAGCGGCGACGTGCACCTCTTTTTAGGCAACATTACCCCTGAGCAATACACGACGGAAACGGCTGATGGCAAAGGAAAAACAGTAGACGACGCTGCGGCACGCTTGGCACGGGTGGTCTGCGCCGATGTGGAGATGCTTTCGGGGCAAGAAATTCACGCGATTGCCGTTGCAGTTTACCGAGAACAAGTAGGACAGATTACGGAAGCACTAAATCAGATTTACAGCCGTGTAAAAGGCAGCCCGAAAAGAACAATTCCTGTAGTTGTTACGGGAATGGGCAAAGATTTTCTGGCTCGCAGAGCTGCAGAGCGGGCAGGTATCGCTCAAATCGTGAGCATCGAAGATGTGCTCCCTGCGGGGACGGCGTTGGTTTCTCCTTCGGTGGGTGTAGCGTTAAAGGTGGCTACCAAACTGGAAGTCAGGGATGTTAATTGGATGCCGTGA